A single window of Streptomyces cathayae DNA harbors:
- a CDS encoding DUF5709 domain-containing protein, which translates to MNSSGGWGDDVYQPDESEVQDDAGLLDAEDTLMDDGVDDPLDRGWSPPERPWAVERRGVTAAEGRAGETLDQRLAEELPEPAALDGDGLGDSEGTDGELLDNEVGAARSGRLVAPDEGAHEDEETALVATDVGIDGAAASAEEAAMHVVDEDTLPG; encoded by the coding sequence GTGAACAGTTCCGGCGGTTGGGGAGACGATGTCTACCAGCCCGACGAGTCCGAGGTCCAGGACGACGCCGGACTGCTCGATGCCGAGGACACCCTCATGGACGACGGTGTGGACGACCCCCTCGACCGGGGCTGGTCCCCTCCCGAGCGGCCGTGGGCCGTGGAGCGCCGTGGTGTGACGGCGGCGGAGGGCCGCGCGGGCGAGACGCTGGACCAGCGGCTCGCCGAGGAGCTGCCCGAACCCGCGGCTCTCGACGGCGACGGTCTCGGCGACAGCGAGGGCACCGACGGCGAACTCCTGGACAACGAGGTCGGTGCCGCGCGCTCCGGCCGGCTCGTCGCTCCCGACGAGGGGGCGCACGAGGACGAGGAGACCGCCCTGGTGGCCACGGACGTCGGTATCGACGGTGCGGCGGCCTCGGCCGAGGAGGCCGCCATGCATGTCGTCGA
- a CDS encoding ABC transporter ATP-binding protein, whose translation MIGVAPPAYDPAAPTTAGTLPVGAPATVRAYVAELLRRHRRAFVLLITVNTVAVVSSMVGPYLLGGLVERVSDRTRELHLGLTAGLFVLALIVQAVFVRQVHLRGAVLGERMLADLREDFLVRSVGLPPGVLERAGTGDLLSRITTDIDRLGNAMREAVPQLAIGVVWAALLLGGLVVTAPELAPAVLVAVPLLVAGCRWYFRRAPAAYRSEAAGYAAVAAALAETVDAGRTVEAHRLGERRVALSDQRVREWTAWERYTLWLRSVLFPVVNITHVTVLGSVLMIGGVFVLQGWIGVGQLTTGTLLAQMLVDPVGLILRWYDELQVAQVSLARLVGVREVEPDAGDTALAPDGRQVRAEQVHFGYHEGVDVLRKVSLGVAPGTRLALVGPSGAGKSTLGRLLAGIYAPRDGTVTLGGAELSRMTAERVRSHVALVNQEHHVFVGSLRDNLRLARTDAEDDRLWAALGAVDADGWARALEDGLDSEVGSGGLALTPAQAQQIALARLVLADPHTLVLDEATSLLDPRAARHLERSLARVLDGRTVVAIAHRLHTAHDADVIAVVENGRISELGSHDELVAADGAYAALWRSWHG comes from the coding sequence ATGATCGGCGTGGCGCCCCCGGCCTACGACCCGGCGGCCCCCACCACGGCCGGCACCCTGCCCGTGGGTGCCCCCGCCACCGTCCGCGCCTACGTGGCCGAGCTGCTCCGCAGGCACCGCCGGGCCTTCGTGCTGCTGATCACGGTGAACACCGTCGCGGTGGTCTCCTCGATGGTCGGCCCGTATCTGCTGGGCGGTCTGGTGGAGCGGGTGTCCGACCGGACGCGGGAACTCCATCTGGGGCTCACCGCCGGGCTGTTCGTGCTCGCGCTGATCGTCCAGGCGGTGTTCGTCCGGCAGGTCCACCTGCGCGGGGCCGTGCTCGGTGAGCGGATGCTGGCCGATCTGCGCGAGGACTTCCTGGTGCGGTCGGTCGGGCTGCCCCCGGGAGTGCTGGAACGCGCCGGAACCGGTGACCTGCTGTCCCGGATCACCACCGACATCGACCGGCTCGGCAACGCGATGCGCGAGGCCGTGCCCCAGCTGGCCATCGGTGTGGTGTGGGCGGCGTTGCTGCTGGGCGGGCTGGTCGTCACGGCGCCCGAACTGGCGCCGGCCGTGCTGGTGGCCGTTCCGCTGCTGGTGGCCGGCTGCCGCTGGTACTTCCGGCGGGCGCCGGCGGCGTACCGCTCGGAGGCCGCCGGGTACGCCGCCGTGGCCGCGGCGCTCGCCGAGACCGTGGACGCGGGGCGGACGGTGGAGGCCCACCGCCTCGGCGAGCGCCGAGTGGCGCTGTCGGACCAGCGGGTGCGGGAGTGGACGGCCTGGGAGCGTTACACGCTCTGGCTCCGGTCGGTGCTCTTCCCGGTCGTCAACATCACTCATGTGACCGTGCTCGGCTCGGTGCTGATGATCGGTGGGGTGTTCGTCCTGCAGGGCTGGATCGGTGTCGGCCAGCTGACGACCGGGACACTGCTCGCCCAGATGCTCGTCGACCCGGTCGGGCTGATCCTGCGCTGGTACGACGAGTTGCAGGTGGCCCAGGTGTCGCTGGCCCGGCTGGTCGGGGTCCGGGAGGTCGAGCCCGACGCCGGTGACACCGCCCTGGCCCCCGACGGACGCCAGGTGCGCGCGGAGCAGGTGCACTTCGGCTACCACGAGGGCGTCGACGTGCTGCGCAAGGTGTCACTCGGGGTCGCCCCCGGCACCCGGCTGGCGCTGGTCGGCCCGTCCGGCGCCGGCAAGTCCACTCTGGGCCGGCTGCTCGCCGGGATCTACGCGCCCCGGGACGGCACGGTGACCCTGGGCGGTGCCGAGCTGTCCCGGATGACCGCGGAACGGGTCCGTAGCCATGTGGCCCTCGTCAACCAGGAGCACCACGTCTTCGTGGGTTCCCTGCGCGACAACCTGCGGCTCGCCCGGACGGACGCCGAGGACGACCGGCTGTGGGCGGCACTCGGCGCGGTCGACGCGGACGGCTGGGCCCGTGCGCTCGAGGACGGTCTCGACAGTGAGGTCGGCTCGGGAGGGCTCGCGCTCACCCCGGCCCAGGCCCAGCAGATCGCACTGGCCCGCCTGGTGCTGGCCGACCCGCACACGCTGGTCCTGGACGAGGCGACCTCGCTGCTCGACCCCCGCGCGGCGCGCCATCTGGAACGCTCCCTGGCCCGCGTCCTCGACGGTCGCACCGTCGTCGCCATCGCCCACCGCCTGCACACCGCCCATGACGCGGATGTCATCGCCGTCGTCGAGAACGGCCGCATCAGCGAGCTGGGCAGCCACGACGAGCTGGTCGCCGCGGACGGCGCGTACGCGGCGCTGTGGCGTTCCTGGCACGGGTGA
- a CDS encoding ABC transporter ATP-binding protein: MQIQDLPYPDPGVPDARSGPRFLWWLFRNQLSGQLRALAWGLLHFFAVASLPFCVGIGVQAAVDRSGSRLALAGGLLALACAGNAVGDTFLHRAAVTNWITAAARVQQVLARRAAVMGSVLTRRVAAGEVMAVSTGDVEKIGWFVEALSRFTAAVLTIVAVCVGLLVLQPALGVIVVVGVPLLALAVLPLLPHATRRADAQREKAGRATELASDTVAGLRVLRGIGGEELFLDRYRHASQDLRHAAVRSARMWSLIAAVQVLLRGVLLITVVCYGVHLARAGRIAVGELITVYSSVMLLAYPLRHFEEIAMAYSFSRPSATRAARVLSLERATDTSGAPPAAPPTGDLYDPVTGLLAPAGRLTAVVCGDPDAAGRLAERLGGHAASAARDGSVLLGGVPLDELPLDSARGAVLVQDKDPVLLSGTLRELLDVPASGAVGAREALEAAQCEDVLAALVQGAAAASDPMDALITERGRSLSGGQRQRLSLARSLVTDPEVLVLDEPTSAVDSHTEARVAQGLRALRAGRTTVVFASSPLLLDRADQVVFLHDGAVVAVGGHRELVRTEPRYRAVVAREDRDDLKDVEDLRSLDDLDGLNGLNGLEELEEIEETA; the protein is encoded by the coding sequence ATGCAGATCCAAGACCTTCCGTATCCCGACCCGGGCGTGCCCGATGCCCGCTCGGGTCCCCGATTCCTGTGGTGGCTCTTCCGGAACCAGCTCTCCGGCCAGCTCAGAGCCCTGGCCTGGGGACTGCTGCATTTCTTTGCCGTCGCCTCGCTGCCGTTCTGCGTGGGCATCGGGGTCCAGGCCGCCGTCGATCGCTCCGGCTCCCGCCTGGCACTGGCCGGCGGTCTCCTGGCGCTGGCGTGCGCGGGAAACGCCGTCGGCGACACCTTCCTGCACCGGGCCGCCGTCACCAACTGGATCACCGCGGCCGCCCGCGTCCAGCAGGTGCTCGCCCGCAGGGCCGCGGTCATGGGGTCCGTACTGACCCGGCGCGTCGCGGCCGGCGAGGTGATGGCCGTGTCCACCGGTGACGTCGAGAAGATCGGCTGGTTCGTGGAGGCCCTGTCGCGGTTCACCGCGGCGGTGCTCACCATCGTGGCGGTCTGCGTCGGACTGCTCGTCCTCCAGCCCGCGCTCGGCGTGATCGTCGTCGTGGGGGTGCCCCTGCTGGCGCTCGCGGTACTGCCCCTGCTGCCGCACGCCACCCGCAGGGCCGACGCCCAGCGTGAGAAGGCCGGCCGGGCCACGGAACTCGCCTCGGACACCGTCGCCGGGCTGCGGGTGCTGCGCGGCATCGGCGGCGAGGAACTGTTCCTCGATCGCTACCGGCACGCGTCCCAGGACCTCCGCCACGCGGCCGTGCGCAGTGCCCGGATGTGGTCCCTCATCGCGGCGGTCCAGGTGCTGCTGCGGGGAGTCCTGCTGATCACCGTGGTCTGCTACGGCGTCCATCTGGCCCGTGCGGGGCGCATCGCGGTGGGCGAACTGATCACCGTCTACAGCTCGGTCATGCTGCTCGCCTATCCGCTGCGGCACTTCGAGGAGATCGCCATGGCGTACTCCTTCTCACGGCCTTCGGCCACCCGCGCGGCGCGTGTGCTGTCGCTGGAGCGGGCCACGGACACCTCGGGCGCGCCGCCTGCCGCCCCGCCCACCGGTGACCTGTACGACCCGGTGACCGGTCTGCTCGCCCCGGCGGGCCGGCTCACCGCCGTGGTGTGCGGGGATCCGGACGCGGCGGGGCGGCTGGCCGAACGGCTCGGCGGGCACGCGGCATCTGCCGCGCGGGACGGTTCGGTGCTGCTCGGCGGGGTGCCGCTCGACGAGCTGCCGCTGGACTCCGCCCGCGGCGCCGTCCTCGTGCAGGACAAGGACCCGGTGCTGCTGTCCGGCACGCTGCGCGAACTGCTCGACGTACCCGCCTCTGGTGCCGTCGGAGCGCGCGAGGCCCTGGAGGCCGCGCAGTGCGAGGACGTGCTGGCGGCACTGGTGCAGGGGGCGGCCGCCGCGTCGGACCCGATGGACGCGCTGATCACCGAACGCGGACGGTCCCTCTCCGGCGGTCAGCGCCAGCGGCTCTCCCTGGCCCGGTCGCTGGTCACCGACCCGGAGGTACTCGTACTGGACGAGCCGACCTCGGCCGTCGACTCGCACACCGAGGCCCGTGTCGCACAGGGCCTGCGCGCGCTGCGGGCGGGCCGCACCACCGTGGTGTTCGCCTCGTCGCCCCTGCTGCTCGACCGGGCCGACCAGGTGGTCTTCCTGCACGACGGGGCGGTCGTGGCGGTGGGCGGCCACCGCGAGCTGGTGCGGACCGAGCCCCGGTACCGGGCCGTGGTGGCCCGGGAGGACCGCGACGACCTGAAGGACGTCGAAGACCTGAGAAGCCTGGACGACCTGGACGGTCTGAACGGTCTGAACGGTCTGGAAGAACTCGAAGAGATCGAGGAGACGGCATGA
- a CDS encoding MarR family winged helix-turn-helix transcriptional regulator: protein MTTSDPDGLLAEQLLRLTRRVHRIQKRHLVRRELGITPAQSRLLRTLAHYASPPRMADLAERLEVVPRAVTTLVDGLEANGKVRRVPDPANRRVIRIELTDDGHTALRELHAARRAAAEEILAPLTDEQREALGGLLDTLVDGTAAAPRQGDTSC, encoded by the coding sequence ATGACCACCTCCGACCCCGACGGCCTGCTGGCCGAGCAGCTGCTTCGGCTGACCCGCCGGGTGCACCGCATCCAGAAGCGTCATCTGGTGCGGCGCGAGCTGGGCATCACCCCGGCCCAGTCCCGGTTGCTGCGCACCCTCGCCCACTACGCCTCGCCGCCGCGCATGGCCGACCTGGCCGAGCGGCTGGAAGTGGTGCCACGAGCGGTGACGACGCTGGTCGACGGACTGGAGGCGAACGGCAAGGTGCGGCGGGTGCCCGATCCGGCCAATCGGCGGGTGATCCGGATCGAGCTCACCGACGACGGGCACACCGCCCTGCGGGAGCTGCACGCCGCGCGCCGGGCCGCCGCCGAGGAGATCCTGGCTCCGCTGACGGACGAACAGCGTGAGGCCCTCGGCGGGTTGCTGGACACCCTGGTCGACGGAACGGCGGCCGCACCGCGGCAGGGCGACACGTCCTGCTGA
- a CDS encoding ABC transporter ATP-binding protein, whose amino-acid sequence MHPDREPVWSAPAGAGEQPRQVRRILKLFRPYRGRLAIVGLLVGAASLVSVATPFLLRAILDVALPEGRTGLLSLLALGMILSAVLTSVFGVLQTLISTTVGQRVMHDLRTAVYDRLQRMSLAFFTRTRTGEVQSRIANDIGGMQATVTSTATSLVSNLTSVVATVVAMLVLDWRLTVVSLVLLPVFVWISRRVGNERKKITTQRQKQMASMAATVTESLSVSGILLGRTMGRSDSLTSAFVDESERLVDLEVRSNMAGRWRMAVITIVMAAMPAVIYWTAGIVLQAGGPGVSIGTIVAFVSLQQGLFRPAVSLLSTGVQVQASLALFQRIFEYLDLPVDITERAEPVRLARVGGEVRFEDVTFGYDGKGGPVLDGIDITVPAGTSLAVVGSTGAGKSTLGHLVPRLYDVTSGRVALDGVDVRDLDFDTLARAVGVVSQETYLFHASVADNLRFAKPDATDEELHAAARAAQIHDHIAALPDGYDTVVGERGHRFSGGEKQRLALARTILRDPPVLVLDEATSALDTRTEAAVQQAIDALSADRTTLTIAHRLSTVRGADQIVVLDAGRVVERGTHEELLELDGRYAGLVRRDAQLEPTR is encoded by the coding sequence ATGCATCCCGACCGCGAACCCGTCTGGAGCGCACCCGCGGGCGCCGGGGAACAGCCCCGGCAGGTGCGCCGCATCCTGAAGCTGTTCCGTCCCTACCGGGGCCGTCTCGCGATCGTCGGCCTGCTCGTCGGGGCGGCGTCCCTCGTCTCGGTCGCCACCCCGTTCCTGCTGAGGGCGATCCTCGACGTCGCGCTCCCCGAGGGCCGGACCGGGCTGCTCAGCCTGCTCGCCCTCGGCATGATCCTCAGCGCCGTCCTCACCAGCGTCTTCGGAGTGCTCCAGACGCTGATCTCCACGACCGTCGGCCAACGCGTCATGCACGATCTGCGCACCGCGGTCTACGACCGGCTCCAGCGCATGTCGCTCGCCTTCTTCACGCGCACCCGCACCGGCGAGGTCCAGTCCCGCATCGCCAACGACATCGGCGGCATGCAGGCCACCGTGACCTCGACGGCGACCTCGCTGGTCTCCAACCTCACCAGCGTCGTCGCCACCGTCGTCGCGATGCTCGTCCTCGACTGGCGGCTGACCGTCGTCTCGCTGGTCCTGCTGCCGGTGTTCGTGTGGATCAGCCGCCGGGTCGGCAACGAACGCAAGAAGATCACCACCCAACGCCAGAAGCAGATGGCCTCGATGGCCGCCACGGTCACCGAGTCGCTGTCGGTCAGCGGCATCCTGCTCGGCCGCACCATGGGCCGCTCCGACTCTCTGACCAGCGCATTCGTCGACGAGTCCGAACGCCTGGTGGACCTGGAGGTGCGGTCGAACATGGCCGGCCGCTGGCGCATGGCCGTCATCACGATCGTCATGGCCGCCATGCCCGCCGTCATCTACTGGACCGCGGGCATCGTCCTGCAGGCGGGCGGGCCCGGCGTCTCCATCGGGACGATCGTCGCCTTCGTCTCGCTCCAGCAGGGCCTGTTCCGGCCGGCGGTGAGCCTGCTGTCGACCGGTGTCCAGGTCCAGGCGTCGCTCGCACTGTTCCAGCGCATCTTCGAGTACCTCGACCTCCCCGTCGACATCACCGAACGCGCGGAGCCGGTCCGTCTCGCCCGGGTCGGCGGCGAGGTCCGGTTCGAGGACGTCACCTTCGGCTACGACGGGAAGGGCGGTCCCGTCCTCGACGGCATCGACATCACCGTCCCCGCCGGCACCAGCCTCGCCGTGGTCGGTTCGACCGGCGCCGGCAAGTCCACGCTCGGCCACCTCGTGCCCCGGCTGTACGACGTCACCTCCGGCCGGGTCGCCCTCGACGGGGTGGACGTACGCGACCTCGACTTCGACACCCTGGCGCGCGCGGTCGGCGTCGTCTCCCAGGAGACGTACCTCTTCCACGCCTCCGTCGCCGACAACCTGCGCTTCGCCAAGCCCGACGCCACCGACGAGGAACTCCACGCGGCGGCCCGCGCGGCGCAGATCCACGACCACATCGCCGCCCTGCCCGACGGGTACGACACGGTCGTGGGGGAGCGCGGTCACCGTTTCTCCGGTGGCGAGAAGCAGCGTCTGGCGCTCGCCCGGACCATCCTGCGCGACCCGCCGGTCCTCGTCCTCGACGAGGCGACCAGCGCGCTCGACACCCGTACCGAGGCCGCCGTCCAGCAGGCCATCGACGCGCTGTCGGCCGACCGCACCACGCTCACCATCGCCCACCGGCTGTCCACCGTCCGCGGCGCCGACCAGATCGTGGTGCTCGACGCGGGCCGGGTGGTCGAGCGCGGCACGCACGAGGAACTGCTGGAACTGGACGGGCGTTACGCGGGTCTTGTCCGCAGGGACGCCCAACTGGAGCCGACAAGATGA
- the mltG gene encoding endolytic transglycosylase MltG, whose translation MQKNTPSRNTIRLTRRGRLALVATGAVVAGTAVAVPLLTLGDDDPRPTTLVIPEGHRASQVYAAVDKALRLPAGSTKKSLAKAALKLPGDAEGNPEGYLFPATYPLKEGATPEQLLSLMVDTAHKKFNGAPVAAGAQRNAMNVYQAVTVASIVQAEASTKADMGKVARVIFNRLERGMPLQMDSTVDYALGRSASRTTEADTEVDSPYNSYTRMGLPPTPIDNPGEDAMRAAITPTPGDWLYFVTVAPGDTRFTADHKEHQGNVAEFNARQKKEKEEGEQEASGRPEK comes from the coding sequence ATGCAGAAGAACACTCCGTCACGGAACACGATCCGACTGACGCGCCGGGGCCGGCTCGCCCTCGTCGCGACCGGGGCCGTCGTGGCCGGTACCGCCGTGGCGGTGCCCCTGCTGACCCTGGGCGACGACGATCCCCGCCCCACCACCCTGGTGATCCCGGAGGGCCACCGGGCGAGCCAGGTGTACGCGGCCGTCGACAAGGCCCTCCGACTGCCCGCGGGGAGCACGAAGAAGTCCCTCGCGAAGGCCGCCCTCAAACTGCCGGGTGATGCCGAGGGGAACCCGGAGGGCTATCTCTTCCCGGCGACCTATCCGCTGAAGGAGGGGGCGACGCCGGAGCAACTGCTGTCACTGATGGTCGACACCGCCCACAAGAAGTTCAACGGCGCCCCGGTCGCCGCCGGCGCGCAGCGCAACGCGATGAACGTCTACCAGGCCGTCACCGTCGCGAGCATCGTCCAGGCGGAGGCGTCCACCAAGGCCGACATGGGCAAGGTGGCCCGGGTGATCTTCAACCGGCTGGAGCGGGGAATGCCGCTGCAGATGGACTCGACGGTCGACTACGCCCTGGGCCGTTCGGCATCACGCACCACCGAGGCGGACACCGAGGTCGACAGCCCCTACAACTCGTACACGCGGATGGGGCTGCCGCCCACCCCGATCGACAACCCCGGCGAGGACGCGATGCGGGCCGCGATCACCCCGACGCCGGGCGACTGGCTGTACTTCGTCACGGTCGCACCGGGCGACACCCGCTTCACCGCCGACCACAAGGAACACCAGGGCAACGTCGCCGAGTTCAACGCGCGGCAGAAGAAGGAGAAGGAGGAAGGGGAGCAGGAAGCGAGCGGCCGGCCCGAGAAGTGA
- a CDS encoding NAD(P)-binding domain-containing protein, producing the protein MNYMSEVEVAEVQAVVIGAGQAGLSSAYHLRRTGFELDRDFVVLDHNPGPGGAWRYRWRSLTYGKVHGMHSLPGMELTDADPARPSSEVITEYFDRYERRFDLRVRRPVQVRAVREGTGGRLLVETSAGAWSTRTLINATGTWNRPFWPRYEGQETFLGRQLHTAQYPGPEAFAGQRVVVVGGGASATQHLLEIAPHAAATTWVTRRPPVFHEGPFDEEAGREAVALVEERVRQGLPPRSVVSVTGLPLNDAIRRGLSDGVLDRQPMFDRITPEGVEWGWGSPLLERSRELGGGRRVAADVILWATGFRPAIDHLAPLRLREPGGGIRVEGTRAVADPRVHLVGYGPSASTVGANRAGRSAVRDIRRLLTEERVAA; encoded by the coding sequence ATGAACTACATGAGTGAGGTCGAGGTGGCCGAGGTCCAGGCAGTCGTCATAGGCGCCGGGCAGGCGGGACTGTCCAGCGCCTACCACCTGCGGCGCACCGGGTTCGAGCTCGACCGTGACTTCGTGGTGCTCGACCACAACCCCGGCCCCGGCGGCGCCTGGCGGTACCGCTGGCGCTCACTCACGTACGGCAAGGTGCACGGGATGCACTCGCTGCCCGGCATGGAACTCACGGACGCCGATCCGGCCCGGCCGTCCTCCGAGGTCATCACGGAGTACTTCGACCGCTACGAGCGGAGGTTCGACCTGCGGGTACGGCGACCGGTGCAGGTGCGGGCGGTGCGGGAGGGAACCGGCGGGCGGCTGCTCGTGGAGACCTCGGCGGGCGCCTGGTCGACACGGACGCTGATCAACGCCACCGGCACCTGGAACCGGCCGTTCTGGCCGCGCTACGAGGGTCAGGAGACCTTCCTGGGACGGCAGTTGCACACCGCTCAGTACCCGGGCCCCGAGGCGTTCGCCGGTCAGCGGGTGGTCGTGGTGGGGGGAGGCGCCTCGGCCACCCAGCATCTGCTGGAGATCGCCCCCCACGCGGCGGCCACCACCTGGGTGACCCGGCGGCCCCCGGTCTTCCACGAGGGCCCCTTCGACGAGGAGGCGGGACGGGAGGCCGTGGCACTGGTCGAGGAGCGGGTGCGGCAGGGGCTGCCGCCGCGCAGCGTGGTCTCGGTGACGGGACTGCCGCTGAACGACGCGATCCGCCGGGGTCTCTCCGACGGCGTCCTGGACCGGCAGCCGATGTTCGACCGGATCACGCCGGAGGGGGTGGAGTGGGGGTGGGGGTCCCCCCTGCTCGAGCGCAGTCGAGAGCTTGGGGGAGGGCGGCGAGTGGCGGCCGACGTCATCCTGTGGGCGACCGGGTTCCGTCCCGCCATCGACCACCTCGCCCCGCTGCGCCTGCGGGAGCCGGGCGGCGGCATCCGCGTCGAGGGCACCCGGGCGGTCGCCGACCCCCGCGTCCACCTCGTCGGCTACGGCCCCTCGGCCAGTACCGTCGGGGCCAACCGCGCCGGGCGCTCGGCCGTACGGGACATCAGGCGTCTGCTGACGGAGGAACGCGTCGCGGCCTGA
- a CDS encoding secondary thiamine-phosphate synthase enzyme YjbQ, with amino-acid sequence MSDAFTTRVLNVATGSAERVVNITGDCESFLREVAAGRDGLLNLFVPHATAGIAVIETGAGSDDDLLAALHTLLPADDRWQHRHGSPGHGRDHVLPALVPPHATLPVLDGRLELGTWQSVCLVDTNRDNPDRRVRLSFLGGR; translated from the coding sequence ATGTCAGATGCCTTCACCACCCGGGTCCTGAACGTCGCCACCGGCTCCGCGGAGCGGGTCGTCAACATCACCGGCGACTGCGAGTCCTTCCTGCGGGAGGTGGCGGCCGGCCGCGACGGACTGCTCAACCTCTTCGTGCCGCACGCCACCGCCGGCATCGCCGTCATCGAGACCGGCGCCGGCAGCGACGACGACCTCCTGGCCGCCCTGCACACCCTGCTCCCGGCCGACGACCGCTGGCAGCACCGCCACGGCAGTCCCGGCCACGGCCGCGACCACGTCCTGCCCGCCCTCGTCCCGCCGCACGCCACCCTGCCCGTACTGGACGGCCGACTGGAGCTGGGCACCTGGCAGTCCGTGTGCCTGGTCGACACCAACCGCGACAACCCCGACCGCCGGGTCCGGCTGAGCTTCCTCGGCGGCCGGTAG
- a CDS encoding universal stress protein: MDDTVIVGVDGSPSSIAAVDVAAREARLRGAQLRIVHAFSRASDLDPMIHGVLAQAEQRVADVAPGLEVSRTVASGGTLTVLRSESRHAVLAVLGGRGRGGFGDLLLGSTVVQLAAHGHCPVMAVRGRPDPRGPVLLAADGSAAGAAAAGFAFAEAALRGARLVALHVWNTLNEPTPYEGPGAPLNVVVDLDQLREKHRHRLEEALAPIRATRPEVSVELLVERSRVRHALLDASREAQLLVTGARGHGGFTGMLLGSVSQALLHHADCPVTVVRGER; this comes from the coding sequence GTGGATGACACGGTGATCGTCGGAGTGGACGGATCGCCGTCCAGTATCGCCGCGGTGGACGTCGCGGCCCGTGAGGCCCGGCTGCGCGGCGCGCAGCTGCGGATCGTGCACGCCTTCAGCCGTGCGTCCGACCTGGATCCGATGATCCACGGTGTCCTGGCGCAGGCGGAACAGCGGGTCGCCGACGTGGCGCCGGGTCTGGAGGTGTCCAGGACCGTGGCCTCCGGGGGCACCCTGACGGTACTGCGGAGCGAGTCGCGCCACGCGGTACTGGCGGTGCTCGGCGGACGGGGCCGCGGCGGGTTCGGGGATCTGCTGCTGGGCTCGACGGTCGTGCAGTTGGCCGCCCACGGGCACTGCCCGGTCATGGCGGTTCGGGGACGCCCCGATCCGCGGGGGCCCGTACTCCTCGCCGCGGACGGCTCGGCGGCCGGTGCGGCGGCGGCCGGATTCGCCTTCGCCGAGGCGGCGCTGCGCGGGGCCCGGCTGGTCGCCCTGCACGTGTGGAACACCTTGAACGAGCCGACACCCTACGAGGGTCCCGGCGCCCCGTTGAACGTGGTGGTGGACCTGGACCAGCTCCGTGAGAAGCACCGGCACCGGCTGGAGGAGGCCCTGGCGCCGATCCGGGCCACTCGTCCGGAGGTGTCCGTGGAACTGCTCGTGGAGCGGTCCCGGGTGCGCCACGCTCTGCTGGACGCCAGCAGGGAGGCCCAGTTGCTGGTGACCGGGGCCCGGGGGCACGGCGGCTTCACCGGGATGCTGCTGGGCTCGGTGAGCCAGGCACTGCTCCACCACGCCGACTGCCCCGTCACCGTCGTCCGCGGCGAGCGGTGA
- a CDS encoding universal stress protein — translation MSRLVVVGVDGSASSLAAVGAAAEEARRRKAELRVVHAFLWPAMHVPLGPSPLGPPEGGLQSAVDRLVTEAVEHARSVAPDVDVSHTVVTGEPLSVLEAQSASAELVVVGSRGMGGFVGLLVGSTAVHLAAHGRCPVLVVRESGVADGPVVVGVDGSPAGAKAIDFAFAEASLRGAELVALHSWTTWNAPAPAPQDEKAPYASEPGELEAGEERLLSEALAGHQERYPGVKVRHELVHGGTREALIEASRTARLLVVGARGRGGFTGLLLGSVSQAMLHHAHCPVAVVRGDSGEEAEGNA, via the coding sequence ATGAGTCGTCTGGTCGTAGTGGGAGTGGATGGATCGGCCTCGAGCCTGGCCGCGGTGGGTGCCGCGGCCGAGGAGGCCCGACGGCGCAAGGCCGAGCTGCGGGTGGTGCATGCGTTCCTCTGGCCCGCCATGCATGTACCGCTGGGCCCTTCGCCGCTGGGCCCGCCCGAAGGCGGTCTGCAGAGCGCGGTCGACCGGCTGGTGACCGAGGCGGTGGAGCACGCCAGGTCGGTGGCACCGGACGTGGACGTCTCGCACACCGTGGTGACGGGAGAACCGCTGTCCGTGCTGGAGGCGCAGTCCGCCTCCGCGGAGCTCGTGGTCGTCGGATCCCGCGGGATGGGGGGTTTCGTCGGGCTTCTGGTGGGGTCGACGGCGGTACACCTGGCGGCTCACGGGCGGTGCCCAGTCCTGGTCGTGCGTGAGTCGGGGGTGGCGGACGGACCGGTCGTGGTCGGGGTCGACGGCTCCCCGGCGGGCGCGAAGGCGATCGACTTCGCCTTCGCCGAGGCGTCCCTGCGCGGCGCCGAACTGGTCGCGCTGCACTCCTGGACCACCTGGAACGCGCCGGCCCCGGCCCCGCAGGACGAGAAGGCTCCCTACGCGAGCGAGCCCGGTGAGCTGGAGGCCGGCGAGGAGCGCCTGCTGTCCGAGGCACTGGCCGGGCACCAGGAGCGGTACCCCGGTGTGAAGGTCCGGCACGAGCTCGTGCATGGCGGCACCCGCGAAGCGCTCATCGAAGCGAGCCGTACGGCGCGGTTGCTGGTGGTCGGGGCCCGGGGGCGGGGCGGGTTCACCGGGCTGCTGCTCGGTTCGGTCAGCCAGGCGATGCTGCACCACGCCCACTGCCCGGTGGCCGTCGTCCGCGGCGACAGCGGGGAGGAGGCGGAGGGGAACGCGTAG